Proteins from one Naumovozyma castellii chromosome 3, complete genome genomic window:
- the NCAS0C05200 gene encoding uncharacterized protein (ancestral locus Anc_2.633), producing the protein MYWSSQHAAQQDELQSGIPTHIRALVHLKNDSLPLPPSITTVSHDDKNSHITLREREFPLALLDPEPLVIDNINELTRGVDCSMVTYGQSATGKTHVLFDQVRGIIPLFIEQLYIYLEAQSDLQYQIGLSVWEADSKGKIRDLLVPLNDPQQQKSLKWDSTIGAVKGLKEVFVSSRCELQDYLNAACDLQNSTFHTFVKISLQLVNCHEDSFRKCCIEFVDLCAQEDVLQLVCSLVAVLSNDNDKKIGKEKSQFCKLLSNSIGGNRKTTFILACSTLEQNEKISLETLEFGLKVSQVVNIIQRKDEPLNCDNKLQLLMDDDSLKDEVYSLQIDVLENELNKLRAIRDNSTTPKAFDNNNESIETVKEQNKTLQTQLENTRQLLNNSTSNKDQYEEIVQTLLDKCELIVEANSILEIQENENVLLQELLQNRSLNEQVLEDLNVKLLEYIHSQEIELQQLLKSNTQLKKQLEIELANEDAQLEKIKDLETSVDKMYIARRSSSSVSSLTNEELLQFKTPRNSWLLTSPTSIKNLPGQQSETSINSKDSFQKFTTTTQGFQLNVVKTPNKRNDI; encoded by the coding sequence ATGTATTGGTCCTCTCAGCATGCTGCTCAACAAGATGAACTGCAATCAGGAATACCGACTCATATAAGGGCCCTCgttcatttgaaaaacgATTCATTGCCCCTACCGCCTTCCATAACGACGGTATCCCACGACGATAAGAACTCACATATAACTCTGCGTGAGAGGGAATTCCCTCTCGCATTATTGGATCCTGAACCTCTCGTCATCGACAACATCAACGAACTAACGCGAGGTGTCGACTGTTCCATGGTGACGTACGGACAGAGTGCCACCGGAAAGACCCACGTCCTATTTGATCAGGTACGAGGTATCATACCTCTATTCATAGAGCAACTATACATATATCTGGAGGCCCAATCAGATCTACAATATCAGATTGGACTATCTGTATGGGAAGCGGATTCCAAGGGGAAGATACGAGATCTATTGGTACCCTTAAATGATCCACAACAACagaaatcattgaaatgGGACTCAACTATTGGGGCGGTGAAGGGATTGAAAGAAGTATTTGTGAGTTCACGTTGTGAATTGCAGGATTATTTGAATGCTGCATGCGATTTGCAAAATTCAACGTTTCATACGTTTGTGAAGATTAGTCTGCAATTGGTCAATTGTCACGAGGATTCATTTAGGAAGTGTTGTATCGAGTTTGTGGATCTTTGCGCCCAGGAGGACGTGCTTCAATTGGTATGCAGTCTGGTTGCTGTATTGAGTAATGACAATGATAAGAAGATCGGTAAGGAGAAGTCACAATTTTGCAAATTGCTTTCAAATTCCATTGGTGGCAATCGAAAGACAACGTTCATATTAGCGTGCTCCACATTGGAACAGAATGAGAAAATCAGTTTGGAAACATTGGAATTTGGTCTAAAGGTGAGCCAAGTCGTCaatataattcaaagaaaagatgAACCTTTAAATTGCGATAATAAATTACAATTGTTAATGGATGATGATTCCTTGAAGGATGAAGTTTACTCTTTGCAAATTGATGTActggaaaatgaattgaataaattaagAGCAATACGGGATAATAGCACGACACCAAAAGCATTtgacaataataatgaatccATCGAGACTGTCAaggaacaaaataaaactcTACAAACTCAATTGGAGAATACAAGACAACTGTTAAATAATTCCACTTCCAATAAAGATcaatatgaagaaattgtgCAAACATTATTGGATAAATGCGAACTTATCGTGGAGGCAAATTCCATCTtggaaattcaagaaaatgaaaatgtaTTATTGCAAGAATTATTGCAAAATAGATCGTTGAATGAACAAGTACTAGAGGATTTAAATGTTAAATTGTtagaatatattcattcgcaagaaattgaattacaacaattattaaaatctaatactcaattgaagaaacaattggaaataGAATTAGCAAATGAGGATGctcaattggaaaagattaaagatttagaaaCTTCAGTGGATAAAATGTATATCGCAAGAAGATCAAGTAGTAGTGTTTCTTCATTGACAAATGAGGAATTGTTGCAGTTTAAAACACCACGAAATTCTTGGTTATTAACGTCACCAACTTCGATAAAGAATTTACCTGGACAACAATCAGAAACAAGCATAAATTCCAAGGATTCATTTCAAAAGTTCACAACCACCACTCAGGGTTTCCAATTAAACGTGGTTAAGACACCCAATAAGAGAAATgatatataa
- the KAR5 gene encoding Kar5p (ancestral locus Anc_2.632), translating to MIVIRVFLLVSFLVETSHSADLLQLGAQLEERLHLNEKEPEDILNNYNLLKESFPFLESNCVRESLRIFLPLCLTSGTESVDETLRMETAVKLSLCEFKNSRLSHIPEVCINSNGDDDDDDDDMMSLMDCMLEMETSTQWWTTYSGNYQRLPSICFENSLPYEKEQILQMFLNVTDLFGNMNGYLSKQFDDIIKKSEHATDDHLKDMASIFKEYSNDILENNELSKEELRGSFQKFKRDVHSMMSDSKMELQNELEIKDQEILNKVVSFKDIINDISLELDMNNLGLIIDNFKNEHLATWDELNRYSSQAMMVHKGNQAELNNMLATTQENLQVLSQDIVDSKMDTLEIVRDINEVIKDTLIPTIKDELAPELYNVKEQILFDWTMLTETLNGDFVLWNERINDDLEIISKRVSSTIDKLDELESSLSQFSRTFSKLLNTLNIFIGMVRWIANVIYYLVTNKYGWGWCTIMWILWNNSFRCYLTILFSNGLRYSVKSLKWMLLIFAIYIGSKCGSFIISNI from the coding sequence ATGATCGTTATTAGAgtgtttcttcttgtaaGTTTTTTGGTTGAAACTTCACATTCAGCCgatcttcttcaacttgGAGCGCAACTTGAGGAAAGGTTGCACCTTAACGAAAAGGAACCAGAAGACATATTAAACAATTACAATCTCCTTAAGGAATCTTTCCCATTTCTAGAGTCCAATTGCGTTAGGGAATCACTCCGAATATTTTTGCCATTATGCCTCACTAGTGGTACGGAATCCGTTGATGAGACACTGAGAATGGAAACAGCGGTGAAACTTTCTCTTTGTGAATTTAAGAATTCTAGGTTATCACATATACCTGAAGTGTGTATCAACTCtaatggtgatgatgatgatgatgatgatgatatgaTGTCTTTGATGGATTGCATGTTGGAAATGGAAACTTCGACACAATGGTGGACCACATACAGCGGGAATTATCAAAGACTACCTAGTATCTGTTTTGAGAATTCGTTACCATACGAGAAGGAGCAGATCTTACAAATGTTTCTTAACGTCACTGATCTGTTTGGTAATATGAATGGGTATTTATCGAAGCAgtttgatgatattattaagaaaagTGAACATGCTACTGATGATCATCTGAAGGATATGGCTAGTATTTTCAAGGAATATTCGAATGATATTTTGgagaataatgaattaagtaaagaagaattgagaGGTAGTTTCCAAAAATTCAAGAGGGATGTACATTCCATGATGAGTGACAGTAAGATGGAATTGCAAAATGAGCTTGAAATTAAGGATCAAGAAATCTTGAATAAAGTGGTATCATTTAAGGACATTATAAATGACATTAGTTTGGAGCTCGATATGAATAATCTAGGTttaataattgataattttaaaaatgaacACCTGGCAACTTGGGACGAACTGAATCGTTATTCATCCCAAGCAATGATGGTGCACAAGGGAAATCAAGCTGAGTTGAATAACATGCTTGCTACAACACAAGAGAATTTGCAAGTTTTATCGCAAGATATAGTAGATTCCAAGATGGATACTTTAGAGATTGTGCGGGACATAAATGAAGTTATTAAAGATACTTTGATTCCAACCATAAAAGATGAATTAGCGCCAGAGCTCTATAATGTTAAAGAACAAATACTTTTCGATTGGACCATGTTAACGGAAACATTAAATGGTGATTTTGTCCTGTGgaatgaaagaattaatgatgatttggaaattatCTCAAAACGAGTGAGTTCTACCATTGATAAACTTGATGAATTGGAGAGTAGCCTATCGCAGTTTAGTAGaaccttttcaaaattgcTGAATACTttaaatatctttattGGTATGGTAAGATGGATTGCCAAtgtaatatattatttggtAACGAATAAATATGGTTGGGGCTGGTGTACAATTATGTGGATCTTATGGAATAACTCATTCAGGTGCTATTTGactatattattttcaaatggGTTACGATATAGTGTCAAGTCGTTAAAATGGATGCTATTGATATTTGCAATATATATAGGTTCCAAATGTGGatctttcattatatcaaatatataa
- the RIM9 gene encoding Rim9p (ancestral locus Anc_2.630), whose translation MRWLNIRSIVAFLLTVIVVFQIFPVISIPITNSIILSSHEGLSYGVFGWCVTEPGMEPQCTRTKIGYDSSDPAILGHSLFLPSSSKYSVTKLLVVHPIALTLTVILWAMSLIITLSRMGTSPSFILLTACVSLLAFLFSLFCFLVDLLLFKLALRWPGWLMFASTVLIAVCCSLLWSLRRTVSIQKYESLRMGSEEEGNRSNSIITRVSSKKDKINVESYEMSNMDRLSSMAASANLSYIEPQLAYKGSIV comes from the coding sequence ATGCGCTGGCTCAATATACGTTCTATAGTGGCCTTTCTGCTGACTGTTATTGTcgttttccaaatatttccaGTCATTTCCATACCTATAACGAATAGTATAATTCTTTCGTCACATGAAGGTCTCAGTTATGGCGTCTTTGGATGGTGTGTAACAGAACCAGGTATGGAACCACAATGTACTCGAACCAAAATCGGATATGATTCTTCAGATCCCGCCATTTTGGGGCATAGCCTATTTCTACCGTCCTCTTCCAAATATTCTGTTACAAAACTACTGGTAGTTCACCCAATCGCATTAACCCTAACAGTAATTCTTTGGGCCATGTCATTAATAATCACGCTCTCTCGCATGGGAACCTCCCCATCATTCATACTACTCACGGCATGTGTGTCACTATTAGCATTTCTTTTCTCATTGTTTTGTTTCCTTGTGGACTTattacttttcaaattggctCTCCGTTGGCCAGGGTGGCTCATGTTTGCATCTACGGTCCTTATTGCTGTATGTTGCTCTCTATTATGGTCCCTGAGAAGGACAGTCTCGATTCAGAAATACGAATCATTAAGAATGGGCAGCGAGGAAGAAGGAAACCGATCAAATTCCATCATAACGAGAGTCTCTTCCAAGAAAGACAAGATTAACGTCGAAAGTTACGAAATGAGTAACATGGATAGATTATCATCCATGGCTGCTAGTGCAAACTTGAGCTATATCGAGCCTCAACTAGCTTATAAAGGAAGCATCGTGTAA
- the AEP1 gene encoding Aep1p (ancestral locus Anc_2.631) encodes MQHLRLYSTVETLSKELPKLSKNNNTILQYREPIAPSNVLHPFYEPSKLEKFTLCFTENNPTLCNGEAIIPTVTKRSNWPKPKLVNGSITFNTSRGINKWLEEYRALKDSGHRTVHFTRINKEADVKDFLKPCFLNELSHPELKQLFTTLKEERGIEYIYASINNIVLENKGLFHEDLYQFLLQDSRINKIESLTLIVKSINHHLHSVIDHLNLIDPLLLRIMIAIQERNFPITEEMTKSLMKLLESINERFNIKNCLYSFHPITRQYLLDFFLQAEKLTESKTLISSIVADKRIPEDQSVLQYFQLLDKFFKNDKSNSFFLNKLLCLSDILPILRSSKNPLMFKYIIQVCRTFNEVESLIRIMRECEGNCKELILSTMDSFIVQTNSFSVDEMTNSANLSTLYGLTKELCRDEVPNELIIKFLLAFALNQNYFMMSLLIARSNLTLTSQVINQIQENIGKRRVIHGNVGYDERSKEIFMQKILLINK; translated from the coding sequence ATGCAACATTTAAGATTGTATTCAACGGTAGAAACACTTTCCAAAGAACTGCCGAAATTATCCAAAAATAACAATACAATTCTACAGTATCGGGAACCAATTGCACCTTCTAATGTTCTACATCCATTCTATGAACCTTCCAAACTGGAAAAATTCACCTTGTGCTTTACAGAAAATAACCCAACTTTATGTAATGGGGAAGCTATAATACCAACTGTTACAAAACGGTCTAATTGGCCAAAACCCAAATTGGTTAACGGCAGTATTACGTTTAACACCTCGAGaggaataaataaatggcTTGAAGAATATAGAGCTTTGAAAGATTCGGGTCATAGAACGGTTCACTTTACTAGGATAAACAAAGAGGCTGACGTAAAGGACTTTCTAAAACCATGTTTCCTTAATGAACTTTCCCATCCTGAATTGAAGCAACTATTTACAACActcaaagaagaaagggggattgaatatatatatgcaAGCATCAATAATATTGTTCTGGAGAACAAAGGTTTATTTCATGAAGATCTTTATCAGTTTCTACTGCAAGATAGTCGTATCAATAAGATAGAAAGTTTAACTTTGATAGTGAAATCCATTAACCATCATCTTCACTCTGTCATCGATCATTTAAATCTGATAGATCCGCTCCTCCTACGAATAATGATTGCAATTCAAGAAAGGAATTTCCCAATAACTGAAGAGATGACCAAATCCCTCATGAAACTTCTTGAATCCATCAATGAGAGGTTTAACATTAAGAATTGTCTCTATAGCTTCCATCCTATCACAAGGCAATATCTTTTAGATTTCTTCCTGCAGGCAGAAAAATTGACAGAGTCTAAAactttaatttcttcaattgttgcGGATAAGAGAATTCCAGAGGATCAATCagttcttcaatatttccagTTATTAgacaaattttttaaaaacGATAAGTCTAACTCATTCTTTctgaataaattattatgcCTTTCAGATATTCTCCCCATTTTGCGATCCTCAAAGAATCCATTAATGTTCAAGTATATCATTCAAGTATGTCGAACTTTTAATGAAGTAGAAAGCTTGATACGCATCATGCGAGAATGCGAAGGAAATTGTAAAGAGCTTATATTATCTACCATGGATTCATTTATTGTTCAAACAAACAGCTTTTCCGTTGATGAAATGACCAATTCGGCCAATTTGTCCACTTTGTATGGTCTAACGAAAGAACTATGTAGAGATGAAGTTCCCaatgaattaataataaaattcttACTCGCATTTGCATTAAACCAGAACTATTTCATGATGTCCTTATTAATAGCGAGGTCAAACCTAACACTCACATCGCAAGTTATTAATCAAATCCAAGAAAATATCGGAAAGAGACGTGTAATTCATGGAAATGTGGGATATGATGAACGATCGAAAGAAATATTCATGcaaaagatattattaataaataaatga
- the RRP14 gene encoding ribosome biosynthesis protein RRP14 (ancestral locus Anc_2.636), translating to MSSGSGNNSLEERLRANSSAFDGLLSLIPAKYYYDEKTKDQWKAKKKSKEQVKLDKVKKLDPEVQDQELNGSALDVMKKREVNAVPVVLPGEKFKKFQQQKKNAAEKEEELEEEDEEEESIKVVFDDEGNEMPISDEISNAEEEDEEESSVDEPKLETKEKTNLEDEQEKIEKQKKLDALREKLQQKIQTLKQKRKAPGTNVSGAPSSREAILAQRKRKEDNKKKRKLQEEEEEEMESDSDDSDADEDSDIEENTNMSKKRKKNSDISTKDIMFQNIIFDDGDRVTSDLQRLRKNANNNNKKKGPSKNDVKSHLKLLETKKAKIENKDELEQIKLKEKEKWQKAMLQAEGIKLKDNEKLLRKALKRKETQKRKSAVEWKERERVVADTKVERAKRREENLQIRKDNKGKKRNKQQKMKRKYTGTVGPKKKRAGFEGRLKSGKKS from the coding sequence ATGAGTAGCGGTAGCGGTAATAACTCTCTGGAGGAGAGACTCCGAGCCAATTCTAGTGCATTTGATGGGTTGCTATCTTTGATTCCTGCCAAGTATTACTATGATGAAAAGACAAAAGATCAATGGAAGgcaaagaagaaatctaaGGAACAAGTTAAATTGGATAAAGTCAAGAAATTGGATCCTGAAGTACAGGACCAAGAGCTGAATGGGAGTGCTTTGGATGTCATGAAGAAGAGGGAAGTCAACGCTGTCCCTGTCGTTTTACctggtgaaaaatttaagaaattccaacagcaaaagaaaaatgctgcagaaaaagaggaagaactTGAGGAGGAAGACGAAGAGGAGGAAAGTATTAAAGTTGtctttgatgatgaggGGAATGAGATGCCAATAAgtgatgaaatttcaaatgcagaggaagaagatgaagaagaatcaagCGTGGATGAACCAAAATTGGAAACTAAAGAAAAGACCAACTTGGAAGATGAACaggaaaagattgaaaagCAAAAGAAACTAGATGCACTAcgtgaaaaattacaacAAAAAATCCAAACTCTAAAACAGAAGAGAAAGGCACCTGGTACTAATGTTAGCGGTGCTCCAAGTTCAAGAGAAGCTATCCTAGCACAGAGAAAACGTAAGGAGGacaataagaaaaagagaaagttgcaagaggaggaagaagaagaaatggaaagCGATTCAGATGATAGCGATGCTGATGAAGATAGTGATATCGAGGAAAATACAAATATGTCAAAGAAACGTAAGAAGAATTCTGATATTTCTACAAAAGATATAATGTTTCAAAACATTATTTTTGACGATGGTGATAGAGTCACTTCAGATTTACAACGTCTAAGGAAAAAtgctaataataataataagaaaaagggACCTTCCAAAAATGACGTTAAATCACACcttaaattattagaaactAAAAAGgccaaaattgaaaataaagatgaacTAGAACAGATCaaattaaaggaaaaggaGAAATGGCAAAAGGCAATGTTACAAGCAGAAGGTATTAAACTgaaagataatgaaaaacTATTACGTAAAGCtttgaaaaggaaagaaaCTCAAAAGAGGAAGTCCGCTGTGGAATGGAAAGAACGTGAAAGAGTAGTCGCAGATACTAAGGTGGAAAGAGCaaagagaagagaagaaaatttacaaattagAAAGGATAACAAGGGT